The window CAATAGCATACTGAGCAGGAGCATTGGCACTGTAGGAAATATACTGCTGATGGCACTGGAATCTTTTCGTTAAAGCTTCAGAAGCCAGCATATAACTCACTTTCCATCCGGAAGTATGAAACATTTTTCCAAAAGAAAAAATACAGAAAGTCTTTTCCCTGAGTTCAGGATGGATGAAAGAACTGTAGTGCTCAGCTTCATCGTAGCAATAAGTATCATATATTTCTTCGGAAATTAAATAAATATCACGGTTTTTGATCAATTCGTAAAGTTGATTCCAATCTTCTTTTTTCCATACTTTTCCGGTTGGATTCTGGGGTGAGTTGATAATAACCGCTTTGGTTTTTTCACTGATGCAATCTTTGAGCAAATCCCAGTTGATCGTAAAATCTGCTTCAAGATCATAATAAACCGGAATCCCGCCATTCATCACTACTGCAGGACCATAAGTATAATAAGAAGGCTGGATGATAATGACTTCATCATGCTGATTCAGAACTGATTTGAGGGAAGTATATAAAGCAAAGGTTGCACAGGGAACAATTGTGACTTCCTGATGGGTAACAGAAATACGGTTAGCCCGTTTGGCATTGAAACGTATAATACTTTCAAGCAGCAGCGGGTTTCCGGCAAGAGGTTCATAATGATATGTATTGTTTTCGGCAGCCTCTTTTAACAATATCGTGAGCCGTTCATCAATATCAAAATCGGGAAGGCCAAGGGAAAGATCAAAGCTTCCGTGCCTGGTTGCCAGCTCGGACATTTCCGTAAAAAAGGAGTAATGAGTAAATCCGTAAATTTTATCCACCTATTTTGTATTTAAATCAAATATAATAAAAATTCAATATCATATTTAATTTAAAACTAATGAATGGTTAGGTTTGTTGTGAATTTTGCTTTCTATTAGTGTTGAATAGGGGTTGCTATTCAATAAAATTTATTATTTTTAAGAAATTTATTTTCATGAAAAAAATACTTATTCCGTTATTGGCGATGGCTGTAATGACCAGCTGTGGAACGGCAAGCCTATCCAACGGAAATGCTTCTCATCCTGTATCTACAAAACACAGCAAAGCATTTAATAATGCCTATAAAGAGATCAATGCAGCAGACTTAAAGAAAAATCTCTATGTGATTGCAGCAGATGATATGGAAGGACGTGATACCGGAAGCAAAGGACAGAAAAAAGCGGGTGAGTACATCATCAACTATTATAAAAACCTGGGTATTTCAGCACCTAAAGCACTAGGCTCATACTATCAGAAAGTGCCCTCTGCATTTATGAAAAAGAGGGGAGGAGGTAATCTGCCTGATTCTGAAAATATCTTAGCGTTTATTGAAGGAAGTGAAAAACCGGATGAGATTGTAGTGGTTTCTGCCCATTATGATCACGTAGGAACAAAAAACGGAGTCGTCTACAATGGAGCAGACGACGATGGAAGCGGAACTGTGGCTGTTATGGAAATTGCCAAGGCATTTCAGCAGGCTAAAAAAGCAGGGAAAGGTCCTAAAAGATCCATTCTGTTTCTTCATGTTACAGGAGAAGAGCACGGACTGTTTGGTTCAGAATATTATTCCGAAAATCCTGTTTTCCCATTAGCCAATACCGTGGTTGATCTGAATATTGATATGATTGGACGTGATGATCCTGCTAACAGAGGGAAGCAATATGTCTACGTGATTGGCTCCGAAATGTTAAGCTCCCAGCTTAAAGTAATTAACGAAGCCGCCAATAAAAGAACCAATAATCTTGAGCTTAATTATAAATATGATGATTTGAATGACCCGGAACAGTTATACTACCGCTCAGATCACTATAATTTTGCCAAACATAATATTCCTGTAGCATTTTTCTTTGATGGTATTCATGAAGATTATCACAAACCTGGTGATGACCCTGAAAAAATTGATTATCAGCTATTGGAAAAAAGAACACAGCTCATTTTTACTACGGCATGGGATATCGCTAACAGAGAAGAAAGAATTGTAGTGGACAGAAAATAACCACCAGTTTTATTTGGGGGTTGGTTCTGATCCTTATCAAGGTGGTAATCCTCGGTAAGGATGAAGTAAATTTAACAGAAACCCCCAAAGTTGGATAAGACAGAATATAATGACACCAAAACTGAAATCTATAAGACCATTTATCGGAGCACAAAATTTTGAGATCAGCAGAAATTTTTACAGGGATCTGGGATTTGAAGAAGTGGTTCTGGAACCCAAATTGTCCCTGTTTACCCGTGAAGAAATAGGCTTTTATCTTCAGGATTATTATGCAAAAGACTGGGTAGACAATACCATGGTCTTTATGGAAGTTGCCGATACCGAAGAATTTTGGAAGGAGCTTCAGGCTTTGAGACTTACAGAAAAATATGAAAGGGTAAGGTTAACGCCTCTAAGAATTATGGATTGGGGGAAAGAATGCTTTGTACACGATCCCTCCGGAATATTGTGGCATTTCGGTGAGTTTTTTTAAGAAAAAAAATATGATTTACGCATTTGATACCTATTATTATGAAGACTATGCCAATACAGTGTGTATTGCATTTGAAGACTGGACCTCTGAGAAAGAAGTCGAAGTTTTTACAGAGCAGACGCCTGTAGGTTCAGCATATGAAAGCGGAGCCTTTTACAAAAGGGAATTACCCTGCATTGTAAGCCTGCTGGATAAAATAACATTAAAGCACGAAGATATTATTGTGGTAGATGGATATGTCACTTTAGATAATGAAGGCAAAATTGGGCTGGGAGGCCATCTGTATGAAGCTTTGAAGGAGAAGTTTCCCGTTGTCGGCATTGCAAAAAATGAATTTACAACCCCGGATTCCCAGCGGAGAACTGTTTTTCGGGGTGAAAGTAAAACACCGCTTTTTGTAACTGCCATAGGTATGAGTGTAGATGAAGTTCAGCTGAAAGTGGAACAGATGCATGGTACGTACAGAATGCCTACGCTGCTGAAAAAGCTTGATCAGCTCAGCAGAGCATAAACAAAAAAGTCTTACAGAACAGTAAGATTTTTTTTAATTAATAATATACCGATTGGTATATTTAAACTATCTTTGTTACAGTCCCTCGTAAAAAGGGAGATTTTTTTTCAATAAAAAATACCAATCGGTATATTATAAAAATTAAAATCTATGAAAGAAGTATTTATAGTAGCAGCCAAAAGAACCCCGGTTGGAGGTTTTATGGGAAGCCTGTCCGGATTTACGGCCCCTCAGCTAGGAGCTTTTGTCATTCAAAATGCCTATCAGAGCATAGGGCTTACTCCCGAGCATATAGACAGTGTTTATATGGGAAATGTGCTGAGTGCCGGGCTTGGGCAGTCCCCGGCAAGGCAGTCCGCTGTTTTTGCTGAAATTCCCGTTGATAAAGATGCAGTTACAGTCAATAAAGTTTGTGCGTCCGGTATGAAATCAGCAATAATCGGAGCTCAGCAGATTCAGCTTGGGCTGGAAGATATTGTCATGACAGGCGGAATGGAAAGCATGAGCAATGTTCCTCATTATGTCAAAGTCCGACAGGGAATAAAGTTAGGAGACAGCAGCCTTACGGATGGATTGATCAAAGATGGGCTGTGGGATGTTTATAATGACTTCCACATGGGAAGTGCAGCTGAGCTGGGCGTGAAAAAATACGGACTTACCAGGGAGGAACTTGACGGGTATGCTCTCTTTTCGTACCGGCGGGCTCAGGAAGCAGCAAAAAATGGAAAATTCAGTAATGAATTGATCGGGATAAGAATTGAGGGTAAAAAAGGAACCGTGACTATTAATAATGACGAAGATATTGATAAACTGATTCCTGAGAAAATTTCTCTGTTGAAACCCGCTTTTGAAGCGGACGGAACCCTTACAGCAGCCAATTCAAGTAATCTGAATGACGGCGCAGCAGCGATTCTGCTGGCATCTTCCGAAGCGGTGGAACATCATCATCTGAAACCTCTTGCAAGAATTATAGCCTATGCAGATGCTGCCCAATTGCCGGAATGGTTTACCACTTCACCTTCCATAGCGATTCAGAAACTCCTGAAAAAAACTGGGCTAAGTCTTTCGGACATAGATTATTTTGAGATTAATGAAGCCTATTCTTCAGTGATCTTATCTAATCAGAAAATCTTAGGTTATGATATAAACAAAGTAAATGTATATGGAGGAGCCGTTGCCTTAGGACATCCTATTGGCGCTTCAGGTGCCAGAATTATGACCACCCTGGTGAATGTCTTACGCCAGGAAAAAGGAAGATACGGGATTGCTGCCATCTGTAATGGAGGAGGTGGTGCCTCCGCAATTCTTATAGAAAATATAGACTAAAGGACCCTAAATCCCTTAGATTTCAATAATTATATTAAAAAAGATCCTTCTTGAAGTTAAATTTGAGAAGGATCTTCTGTATGGGTAACAGTTTGATTATCCAATAGTAAACCGAAGAGTGTATCAGTATTATTAATATATGAAAGACTTATTTTTGCTAAACTGACAAATATCAATACAATGTTATTTTTATTCATTCTAAATAAATATAAATTTGTCCTAGGAAATTAACCAAAGAAAATGAAAAAAATAACTACTTTTTCCGGTATTGTACTGACCTCGCTGATGAATGCTCAGGGGCAGTATTGTACACCGGCCTTTCAGTATGGGGCTGACAGTAATATGATCAGCAATGTAACTTTCGGAACCATTAATAACCCATCATCCGTACAGTCGGGGAACGTATCGGTTTATGAAAATTTTACGGCAATTTCCACAGATCTGCAGCCGGGAAATTCTTATCCGGTTTCGGTGAAAGGTCCTTCAAGTACATTTCCGAGTGATGTAGTAGTTTTTATAGATTTTAACCAGAATGGAAATTTTGACGATGCCGGAGAAAGCTTTTATGTCGGAAGATTGGAAGCGGCCAATCCAGCCAATGCTTTTACAGTAAATAATACGATAACAATCCCTGCCAATGCTGTCAATGGAAGCACAAGAATGATAGTTCTTAAAAATACCAATATTCAGGCTTATTCAGATCCTGCAGCACCCAATTCTATCAGTTCAGCTTGTGACAGCAGTTTAAGAGCTGGCCAGGCTGAAGATTATACCGTTAATATCATAGGAAACACCGCCAATTTCCCGGCTCCTTACTGTGGTACTGAAAATATTACCAGCCTTACGGTTAGTGAAATTAGTACTGTAGAGTTTGCAGGAGCGGTTAAAAACAGCGTTCTGGACGGGAATTCTGATGTTCTTGAAAACTTTACAGCAACGGTTTTCAATGTGAACCGCGGCAATAGCTATCCGATAACGGTAACGGGAGGCACCCATGGCCAGACTACCGTATCAGCTTATGCTTATATTGATTTTAACCATAATAATCAGTTTGATGCTGATGAAGTGTTTAATCTGGGCTATCTGGATAATTCCAATCCGGTTCCTGGCCGGCAGTCTGGGGCTACAACAGGCACTATCACCATTCCGGCAGGAGCACAGCTGGGAGATACCCGTTTCAGACTGGTAAAAGCATATGAATCCAACTCTTGGATGGGAGCTTTGGAGAACCTTCCTTGCCCTTCAGGTTGGTTTATCGGCCAGGTAGAGGATTATACCCTTAACATCCAGCCTGAAAGCCTTTCTACATCAGAAGTTTTCAAAAAGAATTCAGGGAGTGTGACAATATACCCCAATCCTACATCCGGCTCAGTAGTGATCAGGATGAAAGAAGGATTGCAGAAATATGAGATTTACACTATGTCCGGACAGAAAATGCTGGAAGGGACTTCTATGACGGTTCCTATGGACAGCTTTGTTCCGGGAACTTATCTGATCAAAATTCAGACAAAGGATCAAAAAACAGTCACAGAAAAGATAATTAAAAAATAGACACATCATATCTAAATCATATCCATATCAATTTTTGTTTTTTAATCGACAGGTCATTACCTGTCGGTTTTTTATTTTGGCAGGCTTTGAAAAATGGATTATTCAGGCTGTTATTGAAAGATTTATGATCTGGATTCCAGTAAATCCATCAGGTCCTGTTTAGAAAGTCCCTGAAGCTTCTTTCCGTCTGTAGTAAGCAGGTTTTGGGCCAGCTCTTTTTTCTTTTTCTGAAGCGTAAGTATTTTTTCTTCTACAGTATGGGAACAGATCATTCTTACAGCAATTACATTTTTGGTCTGCCCTATACGGTAGCTTCGGTCAATGGCCTGGTTTTCAGCCGCCGGATTCCACCATGGATCCACGAGGTAAATGTAATCTGCCTGCGTAAGATTAAGTCCCACGCCTCCGGCCTTTAAACTAATCAGGAATACGCGGATGTCTTCATTATTCTGAAAATGGGCTACTTTTTCTCCTCTGTCTTTCGTTTGGCCTGTTAAATATTCAAACTGAATGTTGTGACGTTCCAGTTCAGTTCTGATCAGATCCAGCATTCCTACAAACTGAGAGAAGACAAGAATTTTGTGATCTTTTGATTTGCCAAGGATTTGCTCCGTCAGAATTTCGATTTTAACGGCATTTTCACCGGAATATCCCTCTTTCATCAGAGCAGGGGAATTGCATATCTGTCTGAGCCTTGTAAGCCCCGTAAGAACATGCATGCTGTTTTTGTTCAGATCATCGTCATCATTGGCGGCAATAAATTCTCGAAGCTCTTTTTCATAGGCATCGTAAATCTTTCGCTGTTCCGTATTCATTTCACAATAGATTACCGTTTCTGTTTTTTCCGGAAGTTCTTTGGCAACCTGTTTCTTCGTTCTTCTGAGGATAAATGGTTTTATTTTTTGCTGAAGTTCGATAGCACGTTTGCTGTACTCAAATTTATCAATTGGAATGGCATAAATATCTTTAAAATACTGCCTGCTTCCCAACAGTCCGGGACAGGCAAAAGAAAGCTGGCTGTAAAGATCAAAAGTGCTGTTTTCGACAGGGGTACCAGTGAGTACAATCCTGTTTCTGGACTGAAGCAGGCGTGCCGCCTTATATCTTTCTGAATTAGGGTTTTTAATCACCTGAGATTCGTCCAGAAATACATAGTTGAATTTAAAACCTTTCAAAAACCTAATGTCTGAAAGAAGCATTCCATAGGTAGTGAGGACTACCTCATAATCAGGCATATGAGCCGTTGTTTTTGGGCGGTCTGCACCATAATGAACAAGAACTTTTACAGATGGTGCGAATCTGCTGATCTCTTCCTGCCAGTTGAAAAGCAGGGATGTGGGAACAACAATCAGGTTGGTGGTATGTCCCCGTTTTTCTCTTTGAGAAAGAATAAAAGCGATGATCTGGATGGTTTTTCCCAATCCCATATCATCAGCCAGACATCCACCGAAATTGAAGCCGTCCAGGAAATTAAGCCAGTTCAGCCCATCGTGCTGATAATCCCTAAGATCAGCTTTCAGGTCAGCAGGAATTGCTACTTCCGCAATGTCTTTTACCTTTGAAAACTTTGTAGAATAGGAGGTAAGTTCTTCCTGAACTTCTTTACTGAGGACTTCTTTTTCAAACAACGATGCGACCTCCGTAAAATTGATTTTCGGGATTTTTAGAAGTTCTTCATCAATTTCCCCTGCACGGAAGTACGCAGATATCTTTTCTATCCATTCTTCAGGAAGAATTCCCATGCTTCTGTTATCCAGCTGAACGAACTTGCTTTTATTCCGGATGGCCCGGTGAAGTT of the Chryseobacterium aureum genome contains:
- a CDS encoding aminotransferase class I/II-fold pyridoxal phosphate-dependent enzyme, coding for MDKIYGFTHYSFFTEMSELATRHGSFDLSLGLPDFDIDERLTILLKEAAENNTYHYEPLAGNPLLLESIIRFNAKRANRISVTHQEVTIVPCATFALYTSLKSVLNQHDEVIIIQPSYYTYGPAVVMNGGIPVYYDLEADFTINWDLLKDCISEKTKAVIINSPQNPTGKVWKKEDWNQLYELIKNRDIYLISEEIYDTYCYDEAEHYSSFIHPELREKTFCIFSFGKMFHTSGWKVSYMLASEALTKRFQCHQQYISYSANAPAQYAIARYLDVFDPDISKKLMQKKRDIFNELIKDTPLQIEQKSEGSVFQVVNFRNISKTMTDVEFSKWLTIEKKVSCLPLSAFYNSRNNSDYIRFSFAKKDELIIQALEHLKRNL
- a CDS encoding endonuclease V — protein: MIYAFDTYYYEDYANTVCIAFEDWTSEKEVEVFTEQTPVGSAYESGAFYKRELPCIVSLLDKITLKHEDIIVVDGYVTLDNEGKIGLGGHLYEALKEKFPVVGIAKNEFTTPDSQRRTVFRGESKTPLFVTAIGMSVDEVQLKVEQMHGTYRMPTLLKKLDQLSRA
- a CDS encoding acetyl-CoA C-acyltransferase, translating into MKEVFIVAAKRTPVGGFMGSLSGFTAPQLGAFVIQNAYQSIGLTPEHIDSVYMGNVLSAGLGQSPARQSAVFAEIPVDKDAVTVNKVCASGMKSAIIGAQQIQLGLEDIVMTGGMESMSNVPHYVKVRQGIKLGDSSLTDGLIKDGLWDVYNDFHMGSAAELGVKKYGLTREELDGYALFSYRRAQEAAKNGKFSNELIGIRIEGKKGTVTINNDEDIDKLIPEKISLLKPAFEADGTLTAANSSNLNDGAAAILLASSEAVEHHHLKPLARIIAYADAAQLPEWFTTSPSIAIQKLLKKTGLSLSDIDYFEINEAYSSVILSNQKILGYDINKVNVYGGAVALGHPIGASGARIMTTLVNVLRQEKGRYGIAAICNGGGGASAILIENID
- a CDS encoding T9SS type A sorting domain-containing protein, with translation MKKITTFSGIVLTSLMNAQGQYCTPAFQYGADSNMISNVTFGTINNPSSVQSGNVSVYENFTAISTDLQPGNSYPVSVKGPSSTFPSDVVVFIDFNQNGNFDDAGESFYVGRLEAANPANAFTVNNTITIPANAVNGSTRMIVLKNTNIQAYSDPAAPNSISSACDSSLRAGQAEDYTVNIIGNTANFPAPYCGTENITSLTVSEISTVEFAGAVKNSVLDGNSDVLENFTATVFNVNRGNSYPITVTGGTHGQTTVSAYAYIDFNHNNQFDADEVFNLGYLDNSNPVPGRQSGATTGTITIPAGAQLGDTRFRLVKAYESNSWMGALENLPCPSGWFIGQVEDYTLNIQPESLSTSEVFKKNSGSVTIYPNPTSGSVVIRMKEGLQKYEIYTMSGQKMLEGTSMTVPMDSFVPGTYLIKIQTKDQKTVTEKIIKK
- a CDS encoding VOC family protein produces the protein MTPKLKSIRPFIGAQNFEISRNFYRDLGFEEVVLEPKLSLFTREEIGFYLQDYYAKDWVDNTMVFMEVADTEEFWKELQALRLTEKYERVRLTPLRIMDWGKECFVHDPSGILWHFGEFF
- a CDS encoding M28 family metallopeptidase, translated to MKKILIPLLAMAVMTSCGTASLSNGNASHPVSTKHSKAFNNAYKEINAADLKKNLYVIAADDMEGRDTGSKGQKKAGEYIINYYKNLGISAPKALGSYYQKVPSAFMKKRGGGNLPDSENILAFIEGSEKPDEIVVVSAHYDHVGTKNGVVYNGADDDGSGTVAVMEIAKAFQQAKKAGKGPKRSILFLHVTGEEHGLFGSEYYSENPVFPLANTVVDLNIDMIGRDDPANRGKQYVYVIGSEMLSSQLKVINEAANKRTNNLELNYKYDDLNDPEQLYYRSDHYNFAKHNIPVAFFFDGIHEDYHKPGDDPEKIDYQLLEKRTQLIFTTAWDIANREERIVVDRK
- a CDS encoding DEAD/DEAH box helicase encodes the protein MAEYILDNINISTLSVYDLLKHTSDSAFIGIRDFREIYPAVIEINTGIFTKQSSLQDFPMVTISKIGSSLICSCTCGSTHSQLCSHQAEIIHCIIEDKNYRMFFDDVLRKKILVPKAKGYGLENEPDLDQYFQLEYTNGSIEVLPRIKEMLPVDDMLLTKDLLPRLPSKLDELAVLESGKKQILVIGKHRYYNHMTFALMEAEITQTGKIKNPVTPVDAMQLIWKAEKPGDIKFYTAITSFQNNYNEDYNPSELEALKLIVLNPLGLEVYYHEREIAETVSAKSLSKVELNTLDAEVQLSVFKKDPFFEITGELLFNDISVPFKHMVLRNEYFVYNRNIISFIDDPDMLRIIRFFKANNEILLIHSSKYEAFMQNILSNLEERIHINYSYIRSATKVQLEEKNYQTEKIIYLRQQQNYIGITPVMKYGDVEVAVYSRKQLFDTDQNGNPFTVQRNESAEAHFTSLVMQQHPDFEEQMDGYQYFYLHRDKFLDNNWFLDAFETWRNEGIIILGFNELKNNQLNPHRAKINIQITSRLDWFNAQLKVGFGPKEASLKQLHRAIRNKSKFVQLDNRSMGILPEEWIEKISAYFRAGEIDEELLKIPKINFTEVASLFEKEVLSKEVQEELTSYSTKFSKVKDIAEVAIPADLKADLRDYQHDGLNWLNFLDGFNFGGCLADDMGLGKTIQIIAFILSQREKRGHTTNLIVVPTSLLFNWQEEISRFAPSVKVLVHYGADRPKTTAHMPDYEVVLTTYGMLLSDIRFLKGFKFNYVFLDESQVIKNPNSERYKAARLLQSRNRIVLTGTPVENSTFDLYSQLSFACPGLLGSRQYFKDIYAIPIDKFEYSKRAIELQQKIKPFILRRTKKQVAKELPEKTETVIYCEMNTEQRKIYDAYEKELREFIAANDDDDLNKNSMHVLTGLTRLRQICNSPALMKEGYSGENAVKIEILTEQILGKSKDHKILVFSQFVGMLDLIRTELERHNIQFEYLTGQTKDRGEKVAHFQNNEDIRVFLISLKAGGVGLNLTQADYIYLVDPWWNPAAENQAIDRSYRIGQTKNVIAVRMICSHTVEEKILTLQKKKKELAQNLLTTDGKKLQGLSKQDLMDLLESRS